Proteins encoded by one window of Vitis vinifera cultivar Pinot Noir 40024 chromosome 10, ASM3070453v1:
- the LOC100243036 gene encoding phosphoglycolate phosphatase 2, with product MNANGEAAKAAPELLSPQNARLLLDSTEAFLFDCDGVIWKGDKLIDGVSETLDLLRSKGKKLVFVTNNSSKSRRQYAEKFNSLGIAVSEDEIFSSSFAAAMFLKVNDFPQEKKVYVIGGEGILEELQLAGFTGLGGPEDGKKTVELKSNCFFEHDKSVGAVVVGIDPYINYYKLQYGTLCIRENPGCLFIATNLDAVGHMTDLQEWPGAGCMVGAISSSTEKKPMVVGKPSTFMMDFLLQKYHINTSKMCMVGDRLDTDILFGQNAGCKTLLVLSGVTTQAILQDPSNKIQPDYYTSKLSDFLRIL from the exons ATGAATGCCAATGGCGAAGCAGCGAAAGCAGCCCCTGAGCTTCTCTCTCCTCAGAACGCTAGGCTTCTTTTGGATTCCACAGAGGCTTTTCTCTTCGATTGCGATG GGGTTATTTGGAAGGGTGATAAGCTCATCGATGGCGTTTCGGAGACATTAGATCTGCTCCGATccaag GGGAAGAAGCTGGTGTTCGTGACCAACAATTCCTCAAAGTCTAGACGGCAATATGCGGAAAAATTCAATTCATTAGGAATTGCAGTGAGCGAG GATGAGATATTCTCGTCATCTTTTGCTGCTGCTATGTTCTTGAAGGTGAATGATTTTCCCCAAGAAAAAAAG GTTTATGTGATAGGTGGAGAAGGCATATTGGAAGAGCTGCAGCTTGCAGGTTTTACTGGCCTTGGTGGTCCA GAGGATGGGAAAAAAACAGTAGAGCTGAAATCAAATTGCTTCTTTGAACATGATAAGAGT GTTGGAGCAGTCGTTGTTGGAATAGACCCATATATTAACTACTACAAGCTTCA GTATGGAACACTTTGCATTCGTGAGAATCCAGGATGCCTTTTCATTGCTACCAATCTTGATGCAGTGGGACATATGACTGATTTACAAGAGTGGCCTg GCGCAGGATGTATGGTTGGTGCCATATCCAGTTCAACTGAGAAGAAGCCTATGGTGGTCGGAAAACCATCAACCTTTATGATGGACTTTTTACTACAGAA ATACCATATCAATACCTCCAAAATGTGTATGGTGGGTGATAGATTAGACACTGATATTTTATTCGGACAGAATGCTGGCTGCAAAACTCTCCTTGTTCTTTCTG GTGTAACGACACAAGCTATTCTCCAAGATCCATCAAACAAGATCCAACCAGATTACTACACAAGCAAGTTGTCTGACTTCCTCCGAATCTTATGA
- the LOC100260128 gene encoding serine acetyltransferase 1, chloroplastic — protein sequence MAACIHNSRTSTEAAASPFSQDSADHQCQIRNSPWFAKKCKPSFQNLFSCDPIKRVRLQADKEDDVLWLKIREQALCDMEQEPILSKYYCSSILQHDSLESALSNQLAAKLSNTDLPRSTLMEVFAGVLAEDEEVRRAIRADLKAVKERDPACISYAHCFLNFKGFLACQAHRVAHKLWSQGRIVMALLIQSRVSEVFAVDIHPGAKLGHGVVLDHATGIVIGETAVIGDNVTILHNVTLGGTGKVNGDRHPKVGDGVLIGAGTKVLGSIRVGDRAKIGAGSVVLKEVPPETTSVGNPARLVGLKS from the coding sequence ATGGCAGCTTGTATCCACAACTCAAGGACTAGCACTGAAGCTGCAGCTTCTCCATTTTCTCAAGACTCTGCAGATCATCAATGCCAGATAAGAAATTCTCCATGGTTCGCCAAAAAATGCAAACCCAGTTTCCAAAATCTTTTTTCATGCGACCCCATTAAGCGGGTTCGCCTGCAAGCCGATAAAGAAGATGATGTTCTGTGGCTGAAGATCAGAGAGCAAGCTCTATGTGATATGGAGCAAGAGCCCATCTTGTCCAAGTACTATTGTTCTTCAATACTACAGCATGATTCACTAGAAAGCGCCTTGTCGAATCAGCTAGCGGCTAAACTCAGCAATACAGATCTTCCCAGAAGCACCCTCATGGAGGTTTTCGCAGGAGTGTTGGCAGAGGATGAGGAGGTCAGGAGAGCCATTAGAGCTGACCTCAAAGCTGTGAAAGAGCGAGACCCTGCCTGCATAAGCTATGCGCATTGCTTCTTGAACTTCAAAGGCTTTCTGGCATGCCAAGCTCATAGGGTGGCGCATAAGCTGTGGTCACAAGGCAGGATTGTGATGGCTCTGCTGATCCAAAGCCGGGTATCCGAGGTCTTCGCGGTGGATATCCATCCTGGGGCCAAGCTGGGACATGGGGTAGTACTGGATCATGCCACCGGAATTGTCATCGGAGAGACGGCGGTGATAGGAGACAATGTCACAATCTTGCATAATGTGACACTGGGTGGCACAGGGAAGGTGAATGGGGACAGGCACCCTAAGGTTGGTGATGGGGTTTTGATAGGTGCAGGGACTAAAGTCTTGGGCAGCATTAGGGTTGGTGATAGGGCTAAGATTGGAGCAGGGTCAGTGGTTTTAAAAGAAGTGCCTCCAGAGACTACTAGTGTTGGGAACCCAGCTAGATTGGTTGGCCTTAAATCCTAA